The Pseudomonadota bacterium DNA segment TCAGCTTGATCAGCGACTGTCCGTAGAAGGAATTCTGACGACGTTTCACCAAGCCTTCGGGGCGGAGCTCGACGAGCTCGGCTGGATCCGCTACCGGCGCTGAGTTGCCCCGGTGAGAAACCGCGGTAGGGTTTTCATACACTGAGCTTCCATCTCGAGCGGAAAGGCGGATCCCATCATGGAGTGCGAGTACCTCATAGGCTGCCCCATCTTCGCGCGGTTCAAGGTCGAGGGGCTCAAGAACATCTGGATCAACATGTACTGCAGGGGCCCGCAGTGCGAGGAGTGCGCCCGCAAGAGGCTCAAGAAATCCGGCGCCGAGGTGCCGATCACGCTCCTGCCGAACGGCAAGCAGCTGGACGCGCTGGACGAGCAGAAGCAGTGACGTCGAACGGAATCGGCGACTAAGCCTGTTCCCCCGCCAAAACCTTGACGAAGTCGTGCTCGGTGACGATGCCGACCACGTTGCCGTCCGCGTTCACGACCGGGAGGCAGCCGAAGCGCGCTTTGAGGAGGATGCGCGCCGCCTCCGCGATCGTCGTGTCCGGCCCGACGGAGATCGGATCGCGGGTCATGACGCTCGCCACGAACGTCGACTCGTCGCGCCGCTTGGCGGCCGACAGGATCTTCAGCATGTCGCGGTGCGTCACCATGCCGACGAGCCTGTCGCCGTCGAGCACCGGCAGGTGGCGCAGCCCGAAGTGCTCCATCCCCTCGACGATCCGCGAGAGGTTGTCCTCCTCGCGCAGGAAGATTACGCGGCGGGTCATGATGTCTGCGACGGTCTTGGCTTCGGTCATCGGGGCCTCCTCGGCTAGCTCTTGCGCAGCGCCGCGCACTCCACGGCGCGGCCGGCCACTGTCTCGATCGCGTGGGGCAGGATGGGCGCGAGGAACGAGATGTTCTCGCGGACGGCCCGCGGGCTGCCCGGCAGGTTCACGATGAGCGTCCCGCCGCGGATCCCGGCGATGCCGCGGGAGAGCGCCGCTAAGGAAGTCACCTCGAGCCCGCGCTGCCGCAGGAGCTGCGGGATGCCGGGCACCGCGCGCTCGATCACCTCGAGCGTCGCCTCGGGCGTCACGTCGCGCGGGGAGAGGCCGGTGCCGCCGCACGTGAGCAGGAGGAGCACGTCGCCCCGGTCCGCGAGCTCGACGAGCTTGTCCGCGAGCGCGTCGAAGTCGTCCTTCACGATCGCCACCTCGATCGTGCCGACGCCGAGCTCGGCGAGCGCCTCGACGGCCGCGGGTCCGGTGAGATCCTCCCGCCGCCCGTCCGAGCGCGAGTCGCTCGCCACGATGATCGCCGCGATCTTCTCCATGTCGTTCACCCCTCGACGCGCACCGGATCGCCCGGGCGGATCGGCCCGCCCGCGAGCACCCGGCAGAAGATCCCCTCGGTGGGCATGACGCACGTGCCCACGGCGTCGAAGATGGCGCAGTGGGAGTGGCACTCCTTGCCCTTCTGCGTGACCTCGAGCCGCGCGCCGCCGACGACGAGCACCGCGCCCAACGGCAGCGCGACGAGATCGATCCCAACGGTGAGGACGTTCTCGCCGAAGTCGCCCGGCCCGACCCGGGCCCCGGCCGCCCGCATCTTCGCCGCGCTCTCGTCCGCGAGCAGGCTCACCTGCCTGTGCCACGGGCCGGCGTGGGCGTCCCCCTCGAGGCCGTGATCCGCGCGCGCCGTCGCCTCGGCCACCGGCCGCTTCTGGACCCCGGTCGCGGCGCTCGTGCACACGCTCACGACGCGCGCGCTCACGGGCGCCCCCGCACGTACGCGCCGCTCCTGCCGCCGGTCTTCTCCTCGAGCCGGATCGAGCCGATCACCATCTCCCGATCGAGCGCCTTGCACATGTC contains these protein-coding regions:
- a CDS encoding MogA/MoaB family molybdenum cofactor biosynthesis protein, producing MEKIAAIIVASDSRSDGRREDLTGPAAVEALAELGVGTIEVAIVKDDFDALADKLVELADRGDVLLLLTCGGTGLSPRDVTPEATLEVIERAVPGIPQLLRQRGLEVTSLAALSRGIAGIRGGTLIVNLPGSPRAVRENISFLAPILPHAIETVAGRAVECAALRKS
- a CDS encoding MOSC domain-containing protein; translation: MSARVVSVCTSAATGVQKRPVAEATARADHGLEGDAHAGPWHRQVSLLADESAAKMRAAGARVGPGDFGENVLTVGIDLVALPLGAVLVVGGARLEVTQKGKECHSHCAIFDAVGTCVMPTEGIFCRVLAGGPIRPGDPVRVEG
- a CDS encoding CBS domain-containing protein, whose amino-acid sequence is MTEAKTVADIMTRRVIFLREEDNLSRIVEGMEHFGLRHLPVLDGDRLVGMVTHRDMLKILSAAKRRDESTFVASVMTRDPISVGPDTTIAEAARILLKARFGCLPVVNADGNVVGIVTEHDFVKVLAGEQA